In Simplicispira sp. 125, one DNA window encodes the following:
- a CDS encoding methionine gamma-lyase gives MAKAHDSTGGFSTRAIHFGYEPADHQGALVPPIYTSATFAFPDVGYGARCFSGEENGYFYTRIANPTLALLEGRLASLEQGVGAVVFGSGMGAITATLWSMLEPGDEILADLTLYGCTFSFLNHGLARFGVSVRHVDMTDPANVAAALTDQTRVVYLESPANPNMRLVDIAAVSALAHARGAKVVVDNTYCTPYLQQPLLLGADVSVHSMTKYLGGHGDLTAGAAIFADAELAQRVRLYGLKDMTGAVMSAQDAHLVMRGLKTLALRMDRHCQSAQMVAEFIAAHPATAVVYYPGLPSFPQHALAKQQMRQMGGMIAFELKGGLQEGVCFMDALQLVTRAVSLGDAETLAQHPASMTHSVYTPEERAAHGIAEGLVRLSIGLEDVQDLLADIGQALDLAHAMALKSAPSVQAEAGRSCSAPA, from the coding sequence ATGGCCAAGGCACACGACAGCACCGGGGGCTTTAGCACCCGCGCCATCCATTTCGGCTACGAACCGGCCGACCACCAGGGCGCGCTGGTGCCGCCCATCTACACCTCGGCCACGTTTGCCTTCCCCGATGTGGGCTATGGCGCGCGCTGCTTTAGCGGCGAGGAAAACGGCTACTTCTACACCCGCATTGCCAACCCCACGCTGGCGCTGCTGGAAGGGCGGCTGGCCAGCCTGGAGCAGGGTGTGGGCGCGGTGGTGTTTGGCTCGGGCATGGGCGCGATCACGGCCACGCTGTGGTCCATGCTGGAGCCGGGCGACGAGATACTGGCCGACCTCACGCTCTACGGCTGCACCTTTTCGTTCTTGAACCACGGTCTCGCACGTTTTGGCGTCAGCGTGCGCCATGTGGACATGACCGACCCCGCCAATGTGGCCGCCGCGCTGACCGACCAGACGCGCGTGGTCTACCTTGAGTCGCCTGCCAATCCCAACATGCGCCTGGTGGACATTGCGGCGGTGTCCGCCCTGGCCCACGCACGCGGCGCCAAGGTGGTGGTGGACAACACCTACTGCACGCCCTACCTGCAGCAGCCCCTGCTGCTGGGCGCCGATGTGAGCGTGCACTCCATGACCAAATACCTGGGTGGCCACGGTGACCTGACGGCCGGTGCCGCCATCTTTGCCGATGCCGAGCTGGCGCAGCGTGTGCGCCTGTATGGCCTGAAAGACATGACGGGCGCCGTGATGTCGGCGCAGGACGCACACCTGGTGATGCGTGGCCTTAAAACCCTGGCACTGCGCATGGACCGCCACTGCCAGAGTGCACAAATGGTGGCTGAATTCATTGCGGCGCACCCTGCCACGGCCGTGGTGTATTACCCTGGTCTGCCCAGTTTCCCGCAGCACGCCCTGGCCAAGCAGCAGATGCGCCAGATGGGCGGCATGATCGCGTTTGAACTCAAGGGCGGTTTACAGGAGGGGGTGTGCTTTATGGACGCGCTGCAGCTCGTTACCCGTGCCGTGAGCCTGGGCGATGCCGAAACCTTGGCCCAGCACCCGGCCAGCATGACGCATTCGGTCTACACACCCGAGGAGCGCGCCGCGCACGGTATTGCGGAAGGCCTGGTGCGCCTGTCGATTGGCCTGGAGGATGTGCAGGACCTGCTGGCCGACATCGGCCAGGCGCTGGACCTGGCCCATGCAATGGCGCTCAAGAGCGCGCCGTCAGTGCAGGCAGAGGCAGGGCGGTCTTGTAGCGCACCTGCTTGA
- the mdeB gene encoding alpha-ketoglutarate dehydrogenase yields the protein MNALTPHAILQVPQSQDIDPEETAEWRDAFLALVATQGPERARHLLQEIVGVARAQRVGWQPDLNTPYVNTVAVQEQGVFPGDLAIEERLGSIIRWNALAMVVRANQAYGELGGHIASYASAADLFESGFNHFFHAREGLGEGQHRGDLVFFQPHSAPGVYARAFLEGRLSEQDLMHYRQELTAPTVGAQGLSSYPHPWLMPDFWQFPTGSMGIGPISSIYHARFMRYLTHRNLLDCTGRKVWGVFGDGEMDEPESTSALTLASREGLDNLVWVVNCNLQRLDGPVRGNGRIIDELERLFAGAGWNVVKLVWGSDWDGLFARDLTGALVRTLEATVDGQMQTFAAKDGRFNRDNFFGQSPELAALAQGMTDEQIDRLKRGGHDLVKIHAAYAAAAAHRGQPTVILAHTKKGYGMGTAGQGKMTTHSQKKLDGADLIEFRNRFNLPLTDEQATSLAFYKPFEDSPEMRYLRSHRQQLGGYLPHREAICEPLPVPPIASYAQFALQAAGKEMSTTMAFVRMLGTLMKDPALGPRIVPIVADEARTFGMANLFKQVGIYSSVGQRYAPEDIGSVLAYREALDGQILEEGISEAGAIASWTAAATSYSVHGLAMLPFYIYYSMFGFQRVGDAIWAAADQRARGFLLGATSGRTTLGGEGLQHQDGTSHLVAATIPNCKAYDPAYAGEMAVIVDAGMREMVTEQRDVFYYVTLMNENYAQPDLPEGAAEGVLRGCYVFNSFQRLPDGRERSISSKNVTLLGSGAILTEVVKAAELLAAEGIEATVLSVTSWSELARDGQACEQRALAGEAAPGEPWLTQQLAATHGPVIAATDYVRAVPDSVRALVPAGRRYLTLGTDGFGRSDTRAALRAFFGVDALAIAKAAKFALEG from the coding sequence ATGAACGCCCTCACGCCCCACGCCATACTGCAAGTGCCGCAATCCCAAGATATCGACCCCGAAGAAACGGCAGAGTGGCGCGATGCCTTTCTGGCCCTGGTCGCCACGCAGGGGCCAGAGCGGGCGCGCCACCTGCTGCAAGAAATTGTGGGTGTGGCGCGGGCACAGCGTGTGGGCTGGCAGCCCGACCTGAATACGCCGTACGTGAACACCGTGGCGGTGCAAGAGCAGGGCGTGTTCCCCGGTGATTTGGCCATTGAGGAGCGGCTCGGTTCCATCATCCGCTGGAACGCGCTGGCCATGGTGGTGCGCGCCAACCAGGCGTATGGCGAACTGGGCGGCCACATCGCCAGCTACGCCAGTGCGGCAGACCTGTTCGAGAGCGGCTTCAACCATTTCTTCCACGCCCGCGAAGGGCTGGGCGAGGGGCAGCACCGGGGCGACCTGGTGTTCTTCCAGCCGCACAGCGCGCCGGGCGTGTATGCGCGGGCGTTTCTCGAAGGGCGCCTCTCCGAGCAGGATTTGATGCACTACCGCCAGGAGCTGACGGCGCCCACAGTCGGTGCGCAAGGCTTGTCGAGTTACCCGCACCCGTGGTTGATGCCCGATTTCTGGCAGTTCCCCACCGGGTCGATGGGCATCGGCCCCATCAGCAGCATCTACCACGCGCGCTTCATGCGCTACCTCACGCACCGCAACCTGCTCGACTGCACGGGCCGCAAGGTCTGGGGCGTGTTCGGCGATGGCGAGATGGACGAGCCCGAAAGCACCAGCGCGCTCACCCTCGCCTCGCGCGAGGGGCTGGACAACCTGGTCTGGGTGGTCAACTGCAACCTACAGCGCCTGGACGGCCCCGTGCGCGGCAACGGCCGCATCATCGACGAGCTCGAGCGCCTGTTCGCTGGCGCGGGCTGGAACGTGGTCAAGCTCGTGTGGGGCAGCGACTGGGACGGCCTGTTCGCGCGTGACCTCACGGGTGCGCTGGTGCGCACCCTGGAGGCTACGGTGGATGGCCAGATGCAGACCTTCGCCGCCAAGGACGGGCGCTTCAACCGCGACAATTTCTTTGGCCAGAGCCCCGAACTGGCGGCGCTGGCCCAGGGCATGACGGACGAGCAGATCGACCGCCTCAAGCGCGGCGGGCATGACCTGGTGAAGATCCACGCGGCCTACGCTGCTGCCGCCGCCCACCGGGGCCAGCCCACCGTCATCCTGGCCCACACCAAGAAGGGTTATGGCATGGGCACGGCGGGCCAGGGCAAGATGACTACGCACAGCCAGAAAAAGCTGGACGGTGCCGACCTCATCGAGTTCCGCAACCGCTTCAACCTGCCGCTCACCGATGAGCAGGCCACCAGCCTGGCCTTCTACAAGCCCTTTGAGGACAGTCCCGAAATGCGCTACCTGCGCAGCCACCGCCAGCAGCTGGGCGGCTACCTGCCGCACCGCGAAGCGATCTGCGAGCCCTTGCCCGTACCGCCCATCGCCAGCTACGCGCAGTTTGCGCTGCAGGCTGCGGGCAAGGAGATGAGCACCACCATGGCCTTTGTGCGCATGCTCGGCACTTTGATGAAAGACCCCGCGCTGGGCCCGCGCATCGTGCCCATCGTCGCGGACGAGGCGCGCACTTTCGGCATGGCCAATTTGTTCAAGCAGGTCGGCATCTACAGCAGCGTGGGCCAGCGCTACGCGCCCGAGGACATTGGCTCGGTGCTTGCCTACCGCGAGGCGCTCGATGGCCAGATCCTGGAAGAAGGCATCAGCGAGGCCGGCGCCATTGCGAGCTGGACGGCGGCGGCGACGAGCTACAGCGTGCACGGCCTGGCCATGCTGCCGTTCTACATCTACTACTCCATGTTCGGCTTCCAGCGCGTGGGCGACGCCATCTGGGCCGCGGCCGACCAGCGTGCGCGGGGCTTCTTGCTGGGCGCCACCTCGGGCCGCACCACGCTGGGCGGCGAGGGCCTGCAGCACCAGGACGGCACCAGCCACCTGGTGGCCGCCACCATCCCCAACTGCAAGGCCTACGACCCGGCCTATGCGGGCGAAATGGCGGTCATTGTGGATGCTGGCATGCGCGAAATGGTGACCGAGCAGCGCGACGTTTTCTACTACGTGACGCTGATGAACGAGAACTACGCCCAGCCCGACCTGCCCGAAGGTGCGGCAGAAGGTGTATTGCGTGGATGCTATGTATTTAATAGCTTCCAGCGCTTACCAGATGGTCGTGAGAGGTCAATTTCATCTAAAAATGTCACGTTGCTGGGCTCCGGAGCCATCCTGACGGAAGTGGTCAAGGCCGCCGAACTGCTAGCGGCCGAGGGCATTGAGGCCACCGTGCTCAGCGTGACCAGTTGGAGCGAACTGGCGCGCGACGGCCAGGCCTGTGAGCAGCGCGCCCTGGCAGGCGAGGCCGCGCCCGGCGAGCCGTGGCTGACGCAGCAACTGGCTGCCACGCACGGCCCCGTCATCGCCGCCACCGACTACGTGCGCGCTGTGCCCGACAGCGTGCGCGCATTGGTGCCTGCCGGGCGGCGTTACCTCACGCTGGGCACCGACGGCTTTGGCCGCAGCGACACGCGCGCGGCATTGCGCGCCTTTTTTGGTGTGGACGCCCTGGCCATCGCGAAGGCGGCAAAGTTTGCGCTGGAGGGCTGA
- the aroQ gene encoding type II 3-dehydroquinate dehydratase, with translation MPGALPVKTVFVLNGPNLNLLGTREPAVYGAHTLADVEQICAAACTRHGFALRFHQSNHEGALLDWIHEAGRLHAAGNLAGLVLNAGAYTHTSVALPDAVKGTGVTLIELHISNVHAREPFRHHSYLSAVARAVMCGFGVQGYGLAIDALAQMQP, from the coding sequence ATGCCTGGAGCGCTCCCCGTGAAAACCGTTTTTGTCCTCAATGGCCCCAATCTGAACCTGCTGGGTACGCGCGAGCCCGCGGTGTATGGCGCCCACACGCTGGCCGATGTAGAGCAGATCTGCGCCGCCGCATGCACTCGCCATGGCTTTGCGCTGCGTTTTCATCAAAGCAACCACGAGGGGGCCCTGCTGGACTGGATTCATGAGGCCGGGCGCCTGCATGCAGCGGGCAATCTGGCGGGCCTGGTACTGAACGCCGGTGCCTACACCCACACCAGCGTGGCGCTGCCCGACGCCGTCAAGGGCACGGGGGTGACGCTGATTGAACTGCACATCAGCAACGTGCATGCGCGCGAGCCGTTTCGCCACCATTCGTACCTGTCGGCCGTGGCCCGCGCTGTGATGTGCGGCTTTGGCGTGCAGGGCTATGGGCTGGCCATCGACGCGCTGGCGCAGATGCAGCCTTGA
- a CDS encoding Lrp/AsnC family transcriptional regulator, with the protein MKLDAVDLRILGELQADGSLSNVELARRVHLSPSPCLARVKALEAAGVISRYVALANAAALGLGLNVFISISLKAQNKEALADFERRIAEQDEIMECYLMTGDSDYLIRVAVADMGALERFILEQLSPIPGIEKIRSSFALKQVRYKTALPLPALTARS; encoded by the coding sequence ATGAAGCTGGATGCTGTCGATTTACGCATTCTGGGCGAGTTGCAGGCCGATGGCTCGCTCTCCAATGTGGAGCTGGCGCGGCGCGTGCACCTCTCGCCTTCTCCGTGCCTGGCGCGCGTCAAGGCACTTGAAGCGGCGGGGGTCATCAGCCGCTATGTGGCGCTGGCCAATGCGGCGGCGCTGGGCCTGGGGCTCAACGTGTTCATCAGCATCAGCCTCAAGGCGCAAAACAAGGAGGCGCTGGCCGATTTTGAACGCCGCATTGCCGAGCAGGACGAAATCATGGAGTGCTACCTGATGACGGGCGACAGCGACTACCTGATCCGCGTCGCCGTGGCCGACATGGGGGCGTTGGAGCGATTCATCCTGGAACAGCTCTCGCCGATTCCGGGGATCGAAAAGATCCGCTCCAGCTTTGCCCTCAAGCAGGTGCGCTACAAGACCGCCCTGCCTCTGCCTGCACTGACGGCGCGCTCTTGA
- a CDS encoding class III extradiol ring-cleavage dioxygenase: MGTMNTFTNASPGGAIPALFVSHGAPLFALDVGETGPALTQWGRGLRAQFPALRGVVILSPHWMAREALVTTGAQPATLHDFGGFPPELYALQYPAPGAPALAQEVLALLQAAGVAARGDALRPFDHGAWVPLMHLFPTADVPVVQVALPADAGPAEVYALGAALRGLRSQGVLVVGSGSMTHNLAEFFGGAREPAPYVLEFSRWIEAALQRGDLQALLAYRRLAPYAVRAHPTEEHFLPLFFALGAAGDDLHAHYLSREVMYGMLAMDAFALLPAA, translated from the coding sequence ATGGGCACCATGAATACTTTTACCAACGCCTCCCCCGGCGGCGCGATTCCCGCGCTGTTTGTGTCGCACGGCGCACCTTTGTTCGCCCTCGATGTGGGTGAAACCGGCCCGGCCCTGACCCAATGGGGCCGGGGTTTGCGCGCCCAGTTTCCGGCACTGCGTGGCGTGGTCATCCTGTCGCCGCACTGGATGGCACGTGAGGCTTTGGTAACAACCGGCGCACAGCCCGCTACCTTGCACGACTTTGGTGGTTTTCCGCCCGAGCTGTATGCGCTGCAGTACCCCGCACCGGGCGCTCCGGCGCTGGCGCAGGAGGTACTGGCGCTGCTGCAGGCCGCAGGCGTGGCGGCGCGGGGTGATGCCCTGCGCCCGTTTGACCACGGTGCCTGGGTGCCCCTGATGCACCTGTTTCCGACCGCCGACGTGCCCGTGGTGCAGGTGGCCTTGCCCGCGGACGCAGGGCCGGCCGAGGTGTACGCGCTGGGCGCGGCCCTGCGCGGGCTGCGCAGCCAGGGCGTGCTGGTGGTGGGGTCGGGCAGCATGACGCATAACCTGGCCGAGTTTTTTGGCGGCGCGCGTGAGCCCGCGCCCTACGTGCTGGAGTTCAGCCGCTGGATCGAGGCGGCCCTGCAACGCGGTGACCTTCAGGCCCTGCTGGCTTATCGCCGCCTGGCACCCTATGCTGTGCGGGCCCACCCGACCGAAGAGCATTTCTTGCCGCTGTTCTTTGCGCTGGGGGCGGCGGGTGATGATCTGCATGCCCATTACCTGAGCCGTGAGGTGATGTACGGCATGCTTGCCATGGACGCCTTTGCCCTGTTGCCCGCTGCATGA
- a CDS encoding phospholipase, with translation MLELPLTFLQRPAAAATPRPWLLVLMHGVGSNEQDLFSLAPQIPERFHVISLRAPYRMGPGSHAWFDFSIEPGGARSYNTEQEAASRALVARCIEAASTQLGIPPERIVVGGFSQGGIMALSLLLTRPELMHGAVVWHSRLMAELLPLTAPHDALVGRKLWLSHGTNDNVIPLANALAVRHHMDTLPVTVTYREFPGDHEIRPSELAATVAWLEGLSTRPAAY, from the coding sequence ATGCTTGAACTGCCGCTCACCTTTTTGCAGCGCCCTGCTGCCGCCGCTACCCCCCGGCCCTGGTTGCTGGTGCTGATGCATGGGGTGGGCAGCAACGAGCAGGATTTGTTTTCGCTGGCGCCGCAAATTCCCGAGCGGTTCCATGTCATCAGCCTGCGTGCGCCGTACCGCATGGGGCCGGGCTCGCATGCATGGTTTGATTTTTCTATCGAACCGGGGGGTGCGCGCAGCTACAACACCGAGCAGGAAGCCGCCAGCCGTGCGCTGGTGGCCCGGTGCATCGAGGCGGCCTCAACGCAACTGGGCATTCCGCCAGAGCGCATAGTGGTGGGGGGGTTCAGCCAGGGCGGCATCATGGCGCTTTCGCTGCTGCTGACCCGGCCCGAGCTGATGCACGGGGCGGTGGTCTGGCACAGCCGCCTGATGGCAGAGCTGCTGCCGCTGACAGCCCCGCACGATGCGCTGGTGGGTCGCAAGCTGTGGCTCAGCCATGGCACCAACGACAACGTGATTCCGCTGGCCAACGCGCTGGCCGTGCGCCACCACATGGACACGCTGCCCGTTACGGTGACGTACCGCGAGTTTCCGGGCGACCATGAAATCCGCCCATCGGAGCTGGCCGCCACTGTGGCCTGGCTGGAAGGCTTGTCGACCCGACCTGCTGCGTATTAG
- a CDS encoding IS1595 family transposase has translation MSMNAIQFQRGLSLPQFQALYGCEEQCERALVAARWPHGWQCAHCGCKRFFLTRNGIGRQLWECFICGYQSSSIVGTVMEHTHLPLRLWFLAMYLLTQHKNAISALALKRQLGVSYKTAWLLKHKLMQAMGQRDARYLLSGRVEIDDAYLGGERAGSINGGRKAANKSAFVAAVQTSENGRPLYLRLVPVADFTNQEMAQWAQRYLAPGCHVVSDGTPAFAQVRQVGAIHEPHVTGGGRQGAQTPQLHWVNTLLGNLKTSMAGTYHSFDHARYGARYLAEFCYRFNRRFDLPAMLPRLLRALVTTRPLPLKMLRVSEVRS, from the coding sequence ATGTCAATGAATGCCATCCAGTTCCAGCGCGGCCTGTCGCTGCCCCAGTTCCAAGCTCTCTACGGCTGTGAAGAACAGTGCGAGCGCGCCTTGGTGGCCGCCCGCTGGCCCCACGGCTGGCAGTGTGCCCACTGCGGCTGCAAGCGCTTCTTTCTCACCCGCAATGGCATCGGCCGCCAGCTGTGGGAGTGCTTTATCTGCGGCTACCAGAGTTCGAGCATCGTGGGCACCGTGATGGAGCACACCCATCTGCCCCTGCGGCTGTGGTTCCTGGCCATGTATTTGCTCACCCAGCACAAGAACGCCATCAGCGCCCTGGCGCTCAAGCGCCAGTTGGGTGTGTCCTACAAGACAGCGTGGCTGCTCAAACACAAGCTGATGCAGGCCATGGGCCAGCGCGATGCGCGCTATCTGCTGAGCGGGCGTGTGGAGATCGATGATGCCTACCTTGGGGGCGAGCGCGCAGGCAGTATCAACGGTGGACGCAAGGCGGCCAACAAATCCGCCTTTGTAGCTGCCGTACAGACCAGCGAGAACGGCAGGCCGCTGTACCTGCGCTTGGTGCCAGTGGCGGACTTCACGAATCAGGAGATGGCGCAGTGGGCGCAGCGCTATCTGGCGCCCGGCTGTCATGTGGTCAGCGATGGCACACCTGCCTTTGCCCAGGTGCGCCAGGTGGGCGCTATTCATGAGCCCCACGTCACGGGAGGTGGCCGCCAGGGGGCGCAGACGCCCCAGCTGCACTGGGTCAATACCCTGCTGGGCAATCTCAAGACCAGCATGGCAGGAACGTACCACTCGTTTGACCATGCCAGATATGGTGCGCGCTACCTGGCGGAGTTCTGCTATCGCTTCAACCGCCGCTTTGACCTGCCCGCCATGCTGCCAAGGCTGCTGCGGGCGCTGGTAACCACAAGGCCCCTTCCATTGAAGATGTTGCGTGTGTCTGAGGTACGTAGCTAA
- a CDS encoding Lrp/AsnC family transcriptional regulator — protein MPPTIAALDAVDRALLDALQKDGRATVGELAERVSLSTSPCWRRVRQLEESGVISGYHAHLDRYRVGYGVLGFVQLGLHSHTAEVTAAFEREVLALPQVLSCHNLSGRYDYQVELVAPDLETFADYVRTRIRSLPGVREISTSFSLKEVKRTVALPVDR, from the coding sequence ATGCCACCGACCATTGCCGCGCTGGATGCCGTAGACCGCGCACTGCTCGACGCTCTGCAAAAAGACGGGCGTGCCACCGTGGGCGAACTGGCCGAGCGCGTTTCACTCTCCACCTCGCCTTGCTGGCGACGGGTGCGGCAACTGGAGGAATCGGGTGTCATCAGTGGCTACCACGCCCACCTCGATCGGTACCGCGTGGGCTATGGCGTGCTGGGTTTTGTGCAACTGGGCCTGCACAGCCACACAGCCGAGGTCACAGCAGCGTTTGAGCGCGAAGTGCTGGCATTGCCACAGGTGCTGTCGTGCCACAACCTGTCGGGCCGCTACGACTACCAGGTGGAACTGGTGGCGCCCGACCTGGAAACCTTTGCCGACTATGTGCGCACCCGCATCCGCAGCCTGCCGGGCGTGCGCGAGATATCGACCAGTTTTTCGCTCAAGGAGGTCAAGCGCACGGTGGCGCTGCCGGTCGATCGCTAA
- a CDS encoding DUF3014 domain-containing protein — MSERERSTLNPPQEPSRWGLVVVVLVLLVGVGGAWWWQQAQVPVATPAPPPSAASALPVAAAPPALPASEPASGPQNPVEALAPPDAALPALAGSDDHVARALGELLGARDIAVFLQMDGLVRRVVATVDNLGREHTPARLWPVHPTPERFAVVGSGPVQTIGLDNAARYGALVRWIESVDMQRAVALYARLYPLFQQAYEELGYPGRYFNDRLVAVIDHLLQAPEPASPVAVKLTEVKGDVPSTRPWVRYEFADPQLQSLSSGQKIMVRVGLENERRLKVRLKALRALVATGAVAKAKP, encoded by the coding sequence ATGTCCGAACGAGAACGATCCACACTGAACCCGCCGCAGGAGCCGTCCCGCTGGGGGCTTGTAGTGGTGGTGCTGGTCTTGCTGGTGGGGGTCGGGGGCGCCTGGTGGTGGCAGCAAGCCCAGGTGCCCGTGGCGACACCCGCACCGCCACCCTCTGCGGCCAGCGCTCTACCGGTCGCAGCAGCGCCTCCTGCGCTACCTGCATCGGAACCGGCTTCAGGCCCGCAGAACCCGGTCGAGGCTTTGGCGCCACCCGATGCGGCCCTGCCCGCCCTGGCAGGATCAGACGATCATGTGGCCCGCGCGCTGGGCGAACTGCTGGGTGCACGCGATATTGCGGTCTTCCTGCAGATGGATGGCCTGGTACGCCGTGTGGTGGCCACGGTGGACAACCTGGGGCGCGAGCATACCCCTGCGCGCCTGTGGCCGGTCCACCCCACGCCCGAACGCTTTGCCGTGGTTGGCAGCGGCCCGGTGCAAACCATTGGCCTTGACAACGCCGCCCGCTACGGCGCGCTGGTGCGCTGGATTGAGTCGGTAGACATGCAGCGGGCCGTGGCGCTGTATGCGCGGCTCTATCCCTTGTTCCAGCAGGCCTACGAAGAACTCGGTTACCCGGGCCGTTATTTCAACGACCGTCTGGTGGCCGTGATTGACCACCTGCTCCAGGCCCCCGAGCCCGCCAGCCCCGTGGCGGTGAAGCTGACCGAGGTGAAAGGCGACGTGCCATCCACCCGCCCCTGGGTGCGCTACGAGTTTGCCGACCCGCAGCTGCAAAGCCTTTCGAGCGGGCAAAAAATTATGGTGCGCGTGGGGTTGGAGAACGAGCGCCGTTTGAAGGTACGGCTGAAGGCGCTGCGTGCGTTGGTGGCGACGGGGGCGGTTGCCAAGGCCAAGCCTTGA
- the arfB gene encoding alternative ribosome rescue aminoacyl-tRNA hydrolase ArfB, whose translation MAVDAVFLIDESEVEFTAMRAQGAGGQNVNKVSSAVHLRFDIGASSLPLDVKARLLALRDSRITQEGVVVIKAQQYRSQDQNRADALARLNALVASVARAPLVRRPTKPTYGSKQRRLESKSQRGQTKALRGKVHD comes from the coding sequence GTGGCGGTTGATGCAGTGTTTCTGATCGACGAGTCCGAGGTCGAGTTCACCGCCATGCGCGCGCAAGGGGCGGGCGGGCAGAACGTGAACAAGGTGTCGAGCGCTGTGCACTTGCGCTTTGACATTGGTGCTTCGTCGCTGCCGCTCGACGTCAAGGCGCGGCTGCTGGCGCTGCGCGACAGCCGCATCACGCAAGAGGGCGTGGTCGTCATCAAAGCCCAGCAGTACCGCAGCCAGGATCAAAACCGCGCCGACGCACTGGCCCGGCTTAACGCATTGGTGGCAAGCGTGGCCCGGGCACCCCTGGTGCGCCGGCCCACCAAACCCACCTATGGGTCGAAGCAGCGGCGCCTGGAGTCCAAAAGCCAGCGCGGCCAGACCAAGGCCTTGCGCGGCAAGGTGCACGACTGA